Proteins encoded within one genomic window of Paramisgurnus dabryanus chromosome 13, PD_genome_1.1, whole genome shotgun sequence:
- the LOC135789221 gene encoding uncharacterized protein isoform X2, giving the protein MGLLILVWFLFMLSHMLVFVHGGISVQFKTVGPLYVALGETLVLEAVFMKNPEDKIDIVTWEVDNGKENVRISVDPNTDKISFEKDKALLRIKRIISKDFGIYKVTVTDSNGHQKQASKEVRKIDDPPTASIVHVLDCCMDTSGVIQWDVPQFSWLVDGNLVTNQTALLSNGSKLDISQVTGYNYTCVIRSSLGTSVASYLTAKHTEESKECCSSYSGLITLSILLALILCVAGWFYIRKRCQTRHSSVSGAQ; this is encoded by the exons ATGGGTTTATTGATCCTGGTCTGGTTTCTGTTTATGTTGTCTCACA TGCTGGTGTTTGTTCATGGTGGAATATCTGTGCAGTTTAAAACTGTAGGACCCTTGTATGTGGCTTTGGGTGAAACCCTGGTTTTGGAAGCTGTTTTTATGAAGAATCCAGAGGATAAGATTGATATAGTGACATGGGAGGTTGATAATGGAAAGGAGAATGTAAGGATATCGGTCGACCCTAATACAGACAAAATATCTTTCGAGAAGGATAAAGCGCTTCTGCGGATTAAACGTATAATCTCAAAGGATTTTGGCATCTACAAGGTGACTGTTACTGACAGTAATGGACACCAGAAGCAAGCCTCAAAAGAAGTCAGAAAAATAG ATGATCCGCCAACAGCGTCAATTGTGCATGTGTTGGATTGTTGCATGGACACCAGTGGTGTAATACAGTGGGATGTCCCTCAGTTCTCTTGGTTGGTGGACGGCAATCTGGTAACCAATCAAACAGCGCTGTTGTCTAACGGCAGTAAACTTGACATCTCACAGGTTACTGGATATAACTACACCTGTGTTATCAGAAGCAGTCTGGGAACATCTGTGGCATCATATCTGACAGCAAAACATACTGAAG AATCGAAGGAGTGTTGTTCTTCTTACAGCGGACTGATTACTCTTAGTATTTTACTAGCACTCATCCTCTGTGTGGCTGG
- the LOC135789221 gene encoding uncharacterized protein isoform X1, producing the protein MGLLILVWFLFMLSHMLVFVHGGISVQFKTVGPLYVALGETLVLEAVFMKNPEDKIDIVTWEVDNGKENVRISVDPNTDKISFEKDKALLRIKRIISKDFGIYKVTVTDSNGHQKQASKEVRKIAIFRYHVRNQINRSGFLNCFLDDPPTASIVHVLDCCMDTSGVIQWDVPQFSWLVDGNLVTNQTALLSNGSKLDISQVTGYNYTCVIRSSLGTSVASYLTAKHTEESKECCSSYSGLITLSILLALILCVAGWFYIRKRCQTRHSSVSGAQ; encoded by the exons ATGGGTTTATTGATCCTGGTCTGGTTTCTGTTTATGTTGTCTCACA TGCTGGTGTTTGTTCATGGTGGAATATCTGTGCAGTTTAAAACTGTAGGACCCTTGTATGTGGCTTTGGGTGAAACCCTGGTTTTGGAAGCTGTTTTTATGAAGAATCCAGAGGATAAGATTGATATAGTGACATGGGAGGTTGATAATGGAAAGGAGAATGTAAGGATATCGGTCGACCCTAATACAGACAAAATATCTTTCGAGAAGGATAAAGCGCTTCTGCGGATTAAACGTATAATCTCAAAGGATTTTGGCATCTACAAGGTGACTGTTACTGACAGTAATGGACACCAGAAGCAAGCCTCAAAAGAAGTCAGAAAAATAG CTATATTTAGGTACCACGTCAGGAACCAGATAAACAGGTCTGGATTCTTAAATTGTTTCCTAGATGATCCGCCAACAGCGTCAATTGTGCATGTGTTGGATTGTTGCATGGACACCAGTGGTGTAATACAGTGGGATGTCCCTCAGTTCTCTTGGTTGGTGGACGGCAATCTGGTAACCAATCAAACAGCGCTGTTGTCTAACGGCAGTAAACTTGACATCTCACAGGTTACTGGATATAACTACACCTGTGTTATCAGAAGCAGTCTGGGAACATCTGTGGCATCATATCTGACAGCAAAACATACTGAAG AATCGAAGGAGTGTTGTTCTTCTTACAGCGGACTGATTACTCTTAGTATTTTACTAGCACTCATCCTCTGTGTGGCTGG